From the Sporomusaceae bacterium FL31 genome, the window CGACGTGTTGGATGATGGCGGCCGGATTATTCAGGAAACACGCTCATGGGATGATACAAAAGGCATTACTGTTTCAATGCGAAGCAAAGAACAGGCTCATGATTATCGGTATTTTCCTGAGCCAGATCTAGTGCCGATTGTTGTTGACCCTGCAAAGGTCGAAGAGATTCGGGCTAATTTGCCAGAACTTCCTGATGCTCGTAAAAAACGTTTAATGACTGATTATGGCTTGTCTGACTATGATGCTGAAGTGATTACGGCTAGCAAAGCTGTTGCCGAATATTACGATCAGATTATTACTTTTAAGGCAGACCCTAAAGCAGCCGCCAATTGGCTGATGGGCGAAGTCTCCAAATTCTTGAATGCAGCGAATTTGGGAATTAAAGACTGCCCGGTAAGTCCTGAAAAATTAGCAGGGATGATTGGCCTTATTGAAAAGGGCACCATCTCCAGCAAAATTGCTAAAACGGTCTTCGAAGAAATGTGGACAAGCGGCAAAGAGGCAGCAGTCATTGTTAAAGAAAAAGGTTTGGTGCAAATTACTGATACTGGCGAGATTGAGGCTATTGTGGATGCCGTTATTGCGGCTAATCCGCAATCAGTAGCTGATTTTAAAGCAGGGAAAGAACGTGCCTTAGGCTTCCTGGTTGGTCAAATTATGAAGCAAACCAAAGGCCGCGCTAATCCTGAGATGGTTAATAATTTATTAAAAGAAAGACTATAAAATTAGCCGATTTCATAAGCGTTTTTACCATCAGACTATAACAAAAATGAATATTCCTTTTATTACCGACAGGGTGCGAATGTTTCGCACCCTGTTTTTTGTATGAAAGAGCATGTTCAAGCACATAATGCTATTGAACCGCTAAAAGAGGTGTTTATTGATGTTAGCTGCAAAAATCCCCTGGAATCTTAAAGAAGTACTATCGGTACATATTTTAAGATTGGTTGTCGGGCTGTTGCTGGTACGTTTGTTGTATCCTCTGTTATTTTCAGCCACTTCTTTTGTTGTTGAATTAACTGATCGCTTGGTTGTCATAGCACTGGTTTGGATTACTGTTCGCAAATACCATCAAAACTTCGCTGAACTGGGCTTATCCTTTAAAAACTTAGGGTCTAATGTGCTAAAAGGTTTGCTGGCTGGTTGTCTGCTGCTTGGAATCAGCCTTTTTAGTGAACGGATGTATACAACCGTTTTATTCCTGACTCCAAGTCAGCACCCCCTGGTTGTACAGGTACAAGACGCTGCTACACTGCAGCAATTAGCTATCCCGTTATTCCTGGCCGGTTTGGCTGCACCCGTGGCTGAAGAAGTCCTCTACCGTTTTTTTACTTTTTTACCGCTCAAAGAACGCTGGGGGCTATTTGGGGGTGCGGTACTGAGTGCTGCAATCTTTGCGCTGATGCATTTTAATGCCTATTGGTTAGCGGAGATCATTGTGGTTGGGGTAGGACTGGCTTTGCTCTATTACTGGACAGGCTCGTTAGTCAGTTCGATTGTAGCGCATTCTTTTATCAATACATCCAAGGTATTATTGATTTTTTTCGGTATTCCGTTAGTTTAGATGATGGGTTAACACCTCATGAGTGCCGCAGTTCAACAGGGATATGAGACGCAGTAATGTTATAACATTATTTAAGGAGATGATGCATGATGCCGATATGTAAAAATTGTGGAAATTCATATAGTTTTGGTTCAAGTGCAGTACCACCGTCTGCACCTACAGCAAATGGCTTGGTCTCCGGTATTGTTGGTCAATTTAATCAGCAAAGTAAGGTTGTCAGCATCAATAGCATGGGAGCTACGAAAGCATCGATTAGACAGGCTGTCGATAATCCTCATCAATATTTTGATACCTGTATTCGCTGTGGCGGTCAGGATATTGACTGGGGCAGCAGTGCAGAATAGAGGAGTTGTAAGCCTGTAAGTCGAATTTATACTGGGAAATTTAACCACGGTTAAGATCATACGAAAAGGAGACTGATTTCATGACCGATTGGAAGGAACTTCCGGTGGATAAACTGCGTTTTAACTGTGATGAAAGTTTACTTGGTTTTGAAAGTACAGCCAGTGTTCCACCGCTTGAAGAAATGATTGGCCAGGAGCGGGCCGTAAAAGCTGTTGAATTTGGCCTGTTTGCTAAAAATCAAGGCTATAATATTTTCATGTCTGGTCTGGTGGGAACAGGAAAAATAACCTATGCCAGAGCCGCAGTCAGTAAAGTGGCAAAACAGGAAAGTATTCCTAACGATTGGTGCTATGTGAATAACTTTGAGAATCCCAGCCAGCCGATTGCCCTGGCCTTACCGGCAGGTGTCGGCAGCGTGTTGCGTCAAGATATGCAGGAGCTTGTGGAGACACTAAAAACCGATATTCCGAAAGTTTTCAGCAGTGATGATTATGAGCAGGCTAAAACAAAGCTTGTTAAGAACTTTCAGGATAAGCGAGCGTTTATCTTAGAAGAATTTAATCGCTATGCGGAAGAAATGGGGATTTTACCACAATGGTCTTCGACTGGGTTTGCTGGGGTACCAATCCATGAGGATAAGCCGCTAACGCCGGAAGAGTACCAGAAGATGGATAAAGATAAGCGTGATAGTATTGAGCAGAAATTACGTGCTGTTCATGAAAAAGCAACAGAAATATTACGGCGCATGCAGCACCTGGAACGTGAGGTGCGGGACGAAGTAAAAGCGCTTGATCGCAAGATTGGCTTATTTGCAGCAGGACACTTTATTGACGAACTTAAAGATAAATATGGCGAGTATGAAGAAATTGTCAATCATCTTGAAGCCGTAAAACAAGATGTTGTTAAGAATATCAATGACTTTAAACCAGCCCAGATGGATGAAGAAAATAATCCGCTCATGCTGTTTAAACGCAATGTTCAGGATACAGGCAAAAATAAATATACAGTGAATCTGCTGGTTGATAACCGGGAGTGTGAAGGTGCTCCTGTTATTGTAGAAATTAATCCAACCTATTATAATTTATTAGGCCGGGTGGAATATGAAAACCGTATGGGAGTCGTTTCTACCGACTATACCATGATCAAACCCGGAGCGCTGCATAAAGCCAATGGCGGATATCTCATCTTGAATGCCCGTGATGTATTGTCCAACATGGGCGCCTGGGAAGCTCTAAAACGGGTGCTGAAAACACGGAAATTATTCATTGAGAACTTGGGTGAACAATATGGCATGTTAGCCATGGCGTCGCTCAAACCTGAGACCATTCCGCTTAATGTTAAAATCATTTTGATAGGCAATCCTAATATTTATTATCTCATGTTTAATCATGACGAAGATTTCCGTAAATTATTTAAAGTCCATGCTGATTTTGATGTACACATGGATAATAATCCAGATAATATTAGAAAATTAGCTGCCTTTATTAGTTCGACTGTAAGTCGTGAGCAACTGAAGCATTTCGACAGTACTGCAGTAGCTAAAGTTGTAGAATATTCCTGTCGTTTAGCCGGGAGCCAGAAAAAGCTTACTACGCGATTTAATGAGATTGTTGAGCTGCTGTGTGAAGCAGATGCCTGGGCGACCACGGATAGCAGTTCCATTATTGGCATTCAGCATATTAATAAAGCGATTGAAGAAAAGCGGTACCGTTCCAACAAATATGAAGATCGACTGCAGGAAATGTTTGTTGAAGGTAAATTTCTCATTGACACCGAATCCAAAAAAGTTGGACAA encodes:
- a CDS encoding ATP-dependent protease; its protein translation is MTDWKELPVDKLRFNCDESLLGFESTASVPPLEEMIGQERAVKAVEFGLFAKNQGYNIFMSGLVGTGKITYARAAVSKVAKQESIPNDWCYVNNFENPSQPIALALPAGVGSVLRQDMQELVETLKTDIPKVFSSDDYEQAKTKLVKNFQDKRAFILEEFNRYAEEMGILPQWSSTGFAGVPIHEDKPLTPEEYQKMDKDKRDSIEQKLRAVHEKATEILRRMQHLEREVRDEVKALDRKIGLFAAGHFIDELKDKYGEYEEIVNHLEAVKQDVVKNINDFKPAQMDEENNPLMLFKRNVQDTGKNKYTVNLLVDNRECEGAPVIVEINPTYYNLLGRVEYENRMGVVSTDYTMIKPGALHKANGGYLILNARDVLSNMGAWEALKRVLKTRKLFIENLGEQYGMLAMASLKPETIPLNVKIILIGNPNIYYLMFNHDEDFRKLFKVHADFDVHMDNNPDNIRKLAAFISSTVSREQLKHFDSTAVAKVVEYSCRLAGSQKKLTTRFNEIVELLCEADAWATTDSSSIIGIQHINKAIEEKRYRSNKYEDRLQEMFVEGKFLIDTESKKVGQVNGLAVMAVGEYMFGKPSRITANTYLGKSGVVNIERETKMSGTSHTKGVLILSGYLGQKYAQERPLTLTASLTFEQLYDGVDGDSASSTELYAILSSIADLPIKQYIAVTGSVNQKGEIQPIGGATQKIEGFFSVCKAKGLTGEQGVMIPHQNVDELTLDGEVVEAVRAGKFHIYPVKTVDEGIEILTGVPAGTLQSDGNYPEGSVHDLVTKKLMSYTNTLIKLGKSAEGESKAKVDA
- a CDS encoding abortive infection protein codes for the protein MLAAKIPWNLKEVLSVHILRLVVGLLLVRLLYPLLFSATSFVVELTDRLVVIALVWITVRKYHQNFAELGLSFKNLGSNVLKGLLAGCLLLGISLFSERMYTTVLFLTPSQHPLVVQVQDAATLQQLAIPLFLAGLAAPVAEEVLYRFFTFLPLKERWGLFGGAVLSAAIFALMHFNAYWLAEIIVVGVGLALLYYWTGSLVSSIVAHSFINTSKVLLIFFGIPLV
- the gatB gene encoding aspartyl/glutamyl-tRNA(Asn/Gln) amidotransferase subunit B; the encoded protein is MDYEIVIGLEVHTELKTNSKIFCGCSTKFGSEQNTNVCPVCLGLPGVLPVINEKVVEFAIKAGLALNCSILPFSKFDRKNYYYPDLPKNFQTSQYDLPIAVNGYLDIDVNGETKRIGVTRVHMEEDAGKLVHSGTISNSEYALVDYNRTGVPLIEIVSEPDLRTPEEAKAYLEKLKSILEYIDVSDCKMEEGSLRCDANISLRERGESKLGTKAEIKNLNSFKMVQKGLEYEAERQADVLDDGGRIIQETRSWDDTKGITVSMRSKEQAHDYRYFPEPDLVPIVVDPAKVEEIRANLPELPDARKKRLMTDYGLSDYDAEVITASKAVAEYYDQIITFKADPKAAANWLMGEVSKFLNAANLGIKDCPVSPEKLAGMIGLIEKGTISSKIAKTVFEEMWTSGKEAAVIVKEKGLVQITDTGEIEAIVDAVIAANPQSVADFKAGKERALGFLVGQIMKQTKGRANPEMVNNLLKERL